From the genome of Cytobacillus firmus, one region includes:
- a CDS encoding DNA-3-methyladenine glycosylase family protein produces MIKDGFFLEKIQVEGPYNFDLVLDRLSNDPLNQVNIEERSVKVPLMLSHQPVVAEVKAIGTTEQPEFLISGTDGPLKEKAAERLSEIFQWHLPLETIHRHFQNTELQPIFEAHYGTPIVLDFDPYGCILKCIIHQQLNLAFAHTLTERFVKTFGFEQDGVWFYPLPEKVAELKVEDLRELQFSGRKAEYVIGIAKEAAAGNLNFDELRNLADEEIYDKLIKLRGVGPWTVQNFLMFGLGRPNLFPAADIGIQNALKKLYKLEAKPTLEEMETFSKSWNPYLSYASLYLWRSIE; encoded by the coding sequence ATGATAAAGGACGGATTCTTCTTGGAAAAGATACAAGTAGAAGGACCTTATAATTTTGACCTCGTACTGGACAGGCTTTCGAACGATCCTCTTAATCAGGTTAATATAGAGGAAAGGTCTGTGAAAGTGCCTCTGATGCTAAGCCATCAGCCGGTTGTGGCAGAAGTAAAGGCAATCGGAACGACGGAACAGCCGGAATTTTTAATTTCCGGAACGGATGGCCCCCTTAAAGAAAAGGCAGCTGAGCGCCTATCGGAAATATTTCAATGGCATCTGCCGCTTGAGACCATTCACAGGCATTTTCAAAACACAGAATTACAGCCGATATTTGAAGCGCATTATGGAACACCTATTGTGCTCGACTTTGATCCATACGGCTGTATCTTGAAATGCATTATACATCAGCAGCTGAACCTTGCGTTTGCACACACATTAACAGAGCGGTTTGTGAAAACCTTTGGATTTGAACAAGACGGTGTGTGGTTCTATCCGCTGCCTGAAAAAGTGGCGGAACTTAAGGTGGAGGACCTGAGGGAACTGCAGTTCAGCGGACGGAAGGCTGAATATGTGATTGGCATTGCAAAAGAAGCGGCCGCGGGAAATTTAAACTTTGATGAGCTTAGAAACCTTGCAGATGAAGAAATTTATGATAAACTGATCAAATTGCGCGGTGTCGGACCCTGGACTGTCCAGAATTTCTTAATGTTCGGGCTTGGCCGGCCAAATCTTTTTCCGGCTGCAGACATCGGCATTCAAAATGCCTTGAAAAAACTATATAAATTAGAAGCGAAACCGACTCTGGAAGAGATGGAGACATTTTCAAAGAGCTGGAATCCTTATTTGAGCTATGCTTCGCTTTATTTGTGGAGAAGCATCGAGTAA